A genomic segment from Glycine max cultivar Williams 82 chromosome 1, Glycine_max_v4.0, whole genome shotgun sequence encodes:
- the LOC100800891 gene encoding auxilin-like protein 1 — protein sequence MEFTVATTTFTKKLSNGSGYGVSGRSAYDGVFATPIKLHTPKFSSQFDDYREIFCAAAGTSIPILELPELNNRKNNDVRYSKFDYSNVFGGLENLGAAAVPFPELVAEPKKKNSFRARSKVKGENQSSREDQTNCSKEIPVASWSSNDTRRINMSYHKVNQGSENGTNGTTHIAQLRAVPAYTQLIEEVNPVKMNRANKSIPVAQDTTCSGSHGNEGKKEAAHSTKSFTGASPDNSKKQSSNNGVKVTSRSDSIDLFFDACEISNGSNGTHYVKVPLSETTEGNSEAMKSMPTKCQASKSSSSEGVAGADSPSYLDDMVDLNSEVAASVAALRKAMDEAQVRMKVAKELMRRKKEGFPDRVKQKSNIELKAERKKEAKVTYKTKKIDTRQTFREMDAFQNASSEVGKSTMRIEQVRPDLGAKETSVAKVAVQKAQKKLKSTQVKYEKEVEQKEANHKGKILELKQAENNKKELYVKNTDKNATDKPEGPDQTIEIVTKYWGLRNNEASVCEELVQETRHRCQEVVDETKLVQETLECGTMDKSLKFNETGEVEDKATSFYELEDYESNLGGQGLITRNGKKVACKPEEDGNKFEGSFELEECKINLRAAQELGEVEKNITQEQKGSEDRVAVSNELEECKINLRAAQELGEVEKNITQEQKGSEDRVAVSNELEECELTEILEPLNNESVHSQHGSDFVSTDEDIENLGCLEDRKKRNDSGFLDINQETEHSCQREATDDTLYGEEPTEVIRGTQSDPSREDVKAEEAGKSTETSSSYDPDETEKLNKTQVADTIIENVETLEVNPEVHSCDVQDDTILASNASFQHQERYEETDPVQETNDFHEKHDAGETSSFIQIALEVNGAFNQMPNIFETETTEGNATSIGDTDINDGQNQDQCWEKSENDCNLEMLVEDITPESAEICKDALETRVALNEEVDENQSNSSNEENLFDNEHNIEESQIPCTSDWKSSPFKEEEVESSHSNLRESNQASVTMEDKEANGNLHKEEQEKEHLKKLNEAKEKKREREKEKLAVERAIREARERAFADAKERATLERAAAEARQKNISDGRERLGKTTSQANEKTPAEKAAMEAKLKAERAAVERATAEARARAIERALSERAASDARNKSVAGFGASRDNGIKHNFHSKSFSYGVRDSTDVSDGANGDSAQRCKARFERHQRIGERVAKALAEKNMRDCLVQKEQEERNRVAESLDADVKRWSSGKTGNLRALLSTLQYILGPDSGWQPIPLTDIVTSTAVKKAYRKATLFVHPDKLQQRGASIQQKYICEKVFDLLKEAWNRFNMEER from the exons ATGGAGTTCACAGTTGCCACCACAACTTTCACGAAGAAGCTCTCAAACGGCAGTGGCTACGGCGTCTCCGGAAGATCCGCGTATGACGGCGTCTTCGCCACTCCTATCAAGCTCCACACTCCAAAATTCTCCTCTCAGTTCGACGACTACCGCGAGATTTTCTGCGCTGCTGCTGGAACGTCCATTCCGATCCTCGAACTTCCGGAGCTcaacaatagaaaaaacaaCGACGTTCGGTACTCCAAGTTCGATTACTCAAATGTCTTCGGCGGGCTTGAGAATCTAGGCGCTGCTGCGGTGCCTTTCCCGGAGCTTGTTGCTGAGCCTAAGAAGAAAAATAGCTTCAGAGCAAG GAGCAAGGTCAAAGGAGAAAACCAATCTTCCAGGGAAGATCAAACTAATTGTTCAAAGGAAATTCCAGTGGCATCATGGTCATCTAATGATACCAGAAGGATCAATATGTCATATCACAAAGTTAACCAAGGAAGCGAAAATGGAACAAATGGGACGACACATATTGCTCAACTCCGTGCTGTCCCTGCTTACACTCAATTAATTGAAGAAGTCAATCCGGTGAAGATGAACAGGGCTAATAAGTCTATACCAGTAGCACAGGATACTACTTGTTCTGGTAGTCATGGCAATGAGGGGAAAAAAGAAGCTGCACATTCTACTAAATCATTTACTGGTGCTTCACCTGATAATTCTAAGAAACAGTCTTCCAACAATGGAGTGAAAGTTACAAGTAGATCCGATTCTATTGATCTGTTTTTTGATGCATGTGAGATTAGCAATGGAAGTAATGGAACACATTATGTCAAAGTTCCTCTATCCGAGACTACAGAAGGTAACAGTGAAGCTATGAAATCAATGCCAACCAAATGCCAGGCATCTAAAAGTAGCTCATCCGAAGGTGTTGCTGGTGCTGATTCGCCTTCATACTTAGATGACATGGTAGACTTAAATTCAGAGGTAGCTGCTTCTGTAGCTGCTTTAAGAAAGGCAATGGATGAGGCTCAAGTAAGAATGAAGGTTGCAAAAGAGttgatgagaagaaagaaagaaggttTTCCTGATCGTGTCAAACAAAAGTCTAACATTGAATTGAAAgctgagagaaaaaaagaggcTAAAGTCAcatataaaacaaagaaaattgaTACAAGGCAAACATTTAGAGAAATGGATGCTTTTCAAAATGCTTCTTCTGAGGTAGGGAAGTCAACAATGAGAATAGAGCAAGTGAGGCCAGATCTGGGGGCAAAAGAAACAAGTGTTGCTAAAGTAGCTGTACAAAAAGCACAGAAGAAATTGAAATCAACTCAAGTGAAATATGAGAAAGAGGTTGAACAGAAAGAAGcgaatcataaaggaaaaattcttGAGCTTAAACAGGCAGAAAATAACAAGAAAGAGCTGTACGTTAAAAACACGGATAAGAATGCCACTGATAAACCAGAAGGACCTGATCAAACAATAGAAATTGTTACGAAATATTGGGGGCTGAGGAATAATGAAGCAAGTGTGTGTGAAGAACTTGTCCAGGAAACTAGACATAGGTGTCAAGAAGTAGTAGATGAAACAAAACTAGTTCAAGAGACACTTGAATGTGGAACAATGGACAAGAGTTTGAAGTTTAATGAAACTGGGGAAGTTGAGGATAAGGCTACATCTTTTTATGAACTTGAAGACTATGAAAGCAACCTTGGTGGGCAAGGGTTAATAACAAGAAATGGGAAAAAAGTTGCTTGTAAGCCAGAAGAAGATGGCAACAAATTTGAAGGGTCCTTTGAGCTGGAAGAATGCAAAATAAATTTGAGAGCTGCTCAGGAACTGGGAGAGGTTGAGAAGAACATTACCCAAGAGCAAAAAGGAAGTGAGGATAGAGTTGCTGTGTCCAATGAGCTGGAAGAATGCAAAATAAATTTGAGAGCCGCTCAGGAACTGGGAGAGGTTGAGAAGAACATTACCCAAGAGCAAAAAGGAAGTGAGGATAGAGTTGCAGTGTCCAATGAGCTGGAAGAATGTGAATTGACAGAGATTCTGGAGCCACTTAACAATGAGAGTGTGCACAGTCAACATGGCTCAGATTTCGTAAGTACAGATGAAGACATAGAAAACTTGGGGTGTTTGGAGGAtagaaagaaaaggaatgaTTCTGGTTTTCTTGATATCAATCAAGAGACCGAACATTCTTGTCAGAGAGAAGCCACTGATGATACATTGTATGGCGAGGAGCCAACTGAGGTAATTAGAGGGACTCAATCTGATCCTAGTCGTGAGGATGTAAAAGCTGAGGAGGCTGGCAAGTCTACAGAAACCAGTTCAAGCTATGATCCAGATGAAACTGAGAAGTTGAACAAAACTCAGGTAGCTGATACAATTATTGAAAATGTGGAAACTCTGGAAGTAAATCCAGAGGTTCATTCATGTGATGTGCAGGATGATACAATTCTAGCAAGTAATGCTTCATTTCaacatcaagagagatatgaagAAACAGACCCTGTTCAGGAGACAAACGATTTCCATGAGAAACATGATGCAGGTGAGACTTCTTCCTTCATTCAAATTGCCCTTGAAGTCAATGGGGCATTCAATCAAATGCCAAATATATTTGAAACTGAGACCACCGAAGGTAATGCTACAAGTATTGGTGACACTGACATAAATGATGGGCAAAATCAAGATCAGTGCTGGGAAAAGTCAGAAAATGACTGCAATCTGGAAATGCTTGTTGAAGACATAACTCCTGAGTCTGCAGAAATCTGCAAGGATGCATTGGAGACGAGGGTTGCATTAAATGAAGAGGTAGATGAGAATCAGTCTAATTCTTCTAATGAGGAAAATTTGTTTGACAATGAACACAATATAGAAGAATCTCAGATACCTTGTACATCAGATTGGaaatcaagtcctttcaaagaaGAGGAGGTTGAATCAAGTCATAGCAATCTAAGGGAGAGTAATCAAGCATCTGTAACAATGGAAGATAAGGAAGCAAATGGTAACTTGCATAAGGAAGAGCAGGAAAAGGAACACCTCAAAAAACTCAATGAagcaaaagagaagaaaagagaaagagaaaaggaaaaattagcAGTAGAAAGAGCAATTCGTGAAGCACGTGAAAGGGCATTTGCTGATGCCAAAGAAAGGGCGACTCTAGAGAGAGCTGCAGCAGAAGCACGTCAGAAAAACATTTCTGATGGGCGAGAAAGGCTAGGAAAAACCACTAGTCAGGCAAATGAGAAGACACCAGCTGAGAAGGCTGCTATGGAAGCAAAACTTAAAGCCGAACGTGCCGCGGTGGAGAGAGCAACCGCAGAGGCACGGGCACGTGCCATAGAAAGGGCACTCTCTGAGAGAGCTGCCTCTGATGCAAGAAATAAATCTGTTGCAGGATTTGGGGCTTCCCGTGATAATGGAATAAAGCATAACTTCCATTCAAAATCTTTCAGCTATGGTG TTCGTGATTCTACTGATGTATCTGATGGAGCTAATGGTGATTCTGCTCAGAGATGTAAAGCTAGGTTTGAGAGGCATCAGAGAATAGGGGAACGTGTG GCAAAGGCTCTTGCAGAAAAGAATATGCGTGACTGCCTTGTGCAGAAGGAGCAAGAGGAGAGAAAT AGGGTAGCAGAATCTCTTGATGCTGATGTTAAAAGGTGGTCAAGTGGGAAGACAGGAAACTTGAGGGCATTGCTTTCAACATTACAATAT ATCCTTGGCCCCGATAGTGGTTGGCAACCGATTCCTTTGACAGATATAGTAACCTCCACTGCTGTAAAGAAAGCTTATCGTAAAGCTACTCTATTTGTGCATCCTGACAAGCTGCAGCAGCGGGGGGCAAGCATTCAACAAAAGTACATTTGCGAGAAGGTTTTTGATCTTCTAAAG GAAGCTTGGAACAGATTTAACATGGAAGAACGATAA
- the LOC100804606 gene encoding uncharacterized protein, whose amino-acid sequence MATPTLIGPPELYNPYPTQTPAPTPTPTPTQPQTVTRTTPIDPFIDQMVVKFNTMSSPPPPNMTLTENMSPTFFTTGNPCLDFFFHVVPDTPPETILQRLELAWALNPLTALKLVCNLRGVRGTGKSDRQSFYPAALWLHRRHPKTLAANVSSLAEFGYFKDLPEILYLLLEGSDARKVQKEAWQNRKRGAHNNKKKNPRTQKMQKVKTKSLAQRVNVEKEKESSEKEIAHVAREEKRVALAKKLVERYAKDPDFRFLHDRVSDYFAECLRKDHEFLKSGLVTKVSLAAKWCPSVDSSFDRHTLLCETIGKRVFPRDEYKEYEGVEEAYYAYRVRDRLRKEVLVPLRKVLELPEVFIGANRWDLIPYNRVASVAMKFYKEKFLKHDKERFEAYLEDVKSGKSTIAAGALLPHQIIGSLNDGDGGDVAELQWKRIVDDLLKKGKMKNCLAVCDVSGSMSGVPMEVSVALGLLVSELCEEPWKGKVVTFSENPQLHLIEGDDLGSKTEFIRNMEWGMNTDFQKVFDLLLEVAVSGNLKPDQMIKRLFVFSDMEFDQASANPWETDYQAITRKFGEKGFGDAVPQIVFWNLRDSKATPVPATQKGVALLSGFSKNLLTLFLDKEGELSPEEAMEAAISGPEYQKLVVLD is encoded by the coding sequence ATGGCCACCCCCACCCTCATAGGCCCACCTGAACTCTACAATCCCTACCCCACCCAAACCCCAGCCCCAACCCCAACCCCAACCCCAACCCAACCCCAAACAGTCACAAGAACCACTCCAATTGACCCTTTCATAGATCAAATGGTGGTCAAATTCAACACCATGTCATCCCCACCACCCCCAAACATGACCCTAACAGAAAACATGTCTCCCACATTCTTCACAACGGGAAATCCATGTCTGGACTTCTTCTTCCACGTGGTCCCCGACACCCCACCAGAGACTATCCTCCAAAGACTCGAACTTGCCTGGGCCCTCAACCCCCTTACCGCCCTCAAACTCGTCTGCAACCTCCGCGGTGTCCGCGGCACTGGCAAGTCCGACCGTCAGAGCTTCTACCCCGCCGCCCTCTGGCTCCACCGCCGTCACCCCAAAACCCTCGCTGCCAACGTCTCCTCCCTCGCCGAATTTGGATACTTTAAGGATCTCCCTGAGATCCTCTACCTCCTTCTAGAAGGATCCGATGCCCGCAAGGTCCAAAAAGAAGCGTGGCAGAATCGCAAGAGAGGGGCTCacaataacaaaaagaaaaaccctAGGACCCAGAAGATGCAGAAGGTGAAAACGAAATCTTTGGCCCAAAGGGTCAAcgtagaaaaggaaaaggagtcTTCCGAGAAGGAGATTGCGCATGTTGCCAGAGAAGAGAAAAGGGTTGCACTGGCGAAGAAGCTTGTTGAACGTTATGCAAAAGACCCAGATTTTCGTTTCCTTCACGATCGTGTCTCTGATTACTTTGCTGAGTGTCTGAGGAAGGATCACGAGTTTTTGAAATCTGGGCTGGTGACAAAAGTCAGTCTTGCGGCGAAATGGTGTCCCTCTGTCGATTCCTCTTTCGATCGTCACACGTTGTTGTGTGAAACTATTGGCAAGAGGGTTTTTCCTCGTGATGAGTATAAGGAGTATGAGGGGGTTGAGGAGGCTTATTATGCTTACAGGGTTCGCGATCGGTTGAGGAAGGAGGTGTTGGTGCCTTTGAGGAAGGTGTTGGAGTTGCCTGAGGTGTTTATAGGAGCAAATCGTTGGGATTTGATTCCTTATAATAGGGTTGCTTCTGTTgctatgaaattttataaagaGAAGTTTTTGAAGCATGATAAGGAGAGGTTTGAGGCTTACTTGGAGGATGTGAAGTCAGGGAAGAGTACCATTGCTGCTGGTGCTCTGCTTCCCCATCAGATTATAGGGTCTTTGAATGATGGGGATGGTGGGGATGTGGCTGAGTTGCAATGGAAGAGGATTGTGGATGATTTGTTGAAGAAGGGGAAGATGAAGAATTGTTTGGCTGTTTGTGACGTGTCTGGGAGTATGAGTGGGGTCCCCATGGAGGTTTCTGTCGCATTGGGGTTGTTGGTGTCTGAGTTGTGTGAGGAGCCTTGGAAGGGGAAGGTTGTAACTTTCAGTGAAAACCCTCAGCTTCATTTGATTGAAGGGGATGATCTCGGGTCCAAGACTGAATTTATTAGGAACATGGAGTGGGGGATGAACACTGATTTTCAGAAGGTGTTTGATCTCTTGTTGGAGGTGGCTGTGAGTGGGAATCTGAAGCCTGATCAGATGATCAAGAGGTTGTTTGTGTTTAGTGACATGGAGTTTGATCAAGCATCAGCAAACCCTTGGGAGACAGATTACCAAGCAATCACTAGAAAGTTTGGTGAGAAAGGGTTTGGTGATGCAGTGCCTCAGATAGTCTTTTGGAATCTGAGAGACTCAAAGGCTACCCCAGTGCCAGCCACTCAGAAAGGAGTGGCACTGCTTAGTGGGTTTTCTAAGAATTTGCTGACACTGTTCTTGGATAAGGAGGGGGAGCTGAgccctgaagaagccatggaagCAGCTATTTCTGGCCCAGAATATCAGAAACTAGTTGTGCTGGATTAA